The following proteins are encoded in a genomic region of Triticum dicoccoides isolate Atlit2015 ecotype Zavitan chromosome 1B, WEW_v2.0, whole genome shotgun sequence:
- the LOC119322164 gene encoding protein Rf1, mitochondrial-like, whose protein sequence is MSRIRLRRRRRHRLPSSTSRPSPSWSPHAACAAATERVRAGTLSPQDAHHLFDELLRQAAPVPERSLNGFLAALSRATPSKACRDGPALVLSLFNRVCREEAGGMRVAPPTIFTYGVLMNCCCRTRRPELGLAFFGRLLRTGLKADKTIANTVLKCLCCAKRTDDAVKVLRRRMSELGCVPDAFSYAIVLKGLCDDNRSQQALDLLRMMAKEGVCSPDVVTYNTVIHGFFKEGKIGKACNLFHEMTKQGFVPNVVTYNSVISALCKARAMDNAELFLRQMVDNGVQPNKVTYTSMIHGYSTLGQWKEATKLFREMTSSGLIPDIVTWNSFIDSLCKHGRSKEAAEIFHSMSAKGHKPDIISYATLLHGYANEGSFPDMMSFFKSMEGDGIVANCQVFNILIDAYAKRGMMDEAMLIFTEMPGQGVNPNVVTYSTVIASLCRMGRLADAMNKFSEMIGTGVQPNTVVYHSLVQGLCTHGDLVKAKELISEMMNKGIPRPNIAFFSSIVHSLCKEGRVMDAHHIFDLVKDIGERSDIIMFNTLIDGYCLIGEMGKAVSVLDVMISAGIEPDIFTYNTLVNGYFKSGRIDDGLNLFREMSHKKIKPSTVTYNIILDGLFRAGRTVAAKKMLHEMIGCGTTVSLSTYNIILRGLCRNNCTDEAIAMFQKLRTINVKFNITTLNTMINSMYTVQRREEAKDLFAAISDSGLVPNVSTYGIMIRNLLKEGSVKEADNMFLSMEKSGCAPCSRLLNDTIRTLLEKGEIVKAGNYMSKVDGKSISLEASTSSLLLSLFSGKGKYREQIQLLPVKYQFFGGVS, encoded by the coding sequence ATGTCGCGcatccgcctccgccgccgccgccgccaccgcctcccctcTTCCACCTCGCGACCCTCACCCTCGTGGTCTCCCCACGCCGCCTGTGCGGCGGCCACGGAGCGCGTCCGCGCCGGAACGCTCAGCCCGCAAGACGCACACCACCTGTTCGACGAATTGTTAAGGCAGGCCGCCCCGGTCCCTGAGCGCTCCCTGAACGGATTCCTCGCCGCCCTCAGCCGTGCTACGCCCTCCAAAGCCTGCAGAGACGGCCCcgccctcgtcctctccctctTCAACCGTGTCTGCCGAGAAGAAGCCGGCGGCATGCGGGTGGCGCCGCCCACCATCTTCACCTACGGCGTCCTCATGAACTGCTGCTGCCGCACCCGTCGTCCGGAACTTGGGCTCGCCTTCTTCGGCCGCCTCCTAAGGACGGGCCTGAAGGCAGACAAGACCATCGCCAACACTGTCCTCAAGTGCCTGTGCTGCGCTAAACGGACAGACGATGCTGTGAAAGTGCTGCGTCGTAGGATGAGCGAGCTGGGGTGTGTGCCTGATGCCTTCTCATACGCCATTGTCCTGAAGGGCTTATGTGATGATAACAGGAGCCAGCAGGCGCTCGACCTGCTCCGGATGATGGCGAAAGAAGGTGTGTGCTCCCCTGACGTGGTCACATATAACACGGTCATCCACGGCTTCTTTAAGGAAGGAAAAATAGGCAAGGCCTGCAATCTATTCCATGAAATGACGAAGCAAGGGTTTGTGCCTAATGTGGTGACATATAACTCGGTTATCAGTGCATTGTGCAAGGCCCGAGCAATGGACAATGCAGAGTTGTTCCTTCGGCAGATGGTTGATAACGGCGTTCAACCGAATAAAGTGACATATACTAGCATGATCCATGGATATTCCACTTTGGGCCAGTGGAAAGAGGCGACTAAACTGTTCAGAGAAATGACAAGCAGTGGTCTTATACCAGATATTGTCACTTGGAATTCGTTCATTGACTCCCTTTGCAAGCATGGAAGAAGCAAAGAAGCTGCAGAAATTTTTCATTCCATGTCTGCAAAGGGCCACAAGCCTGATATCATCTCCTACGCCACTCTTCTTCATGGGTATGCCAATGAAGGAAGCTTTCCTGATATGATGAGTTTCTTTAAGTCAATGGAAGGCGACGGTATTGTAGCCAACTGCCAAGTTTTCAACATATTAATTGATGCATATGCTAAACGAGGAATGATGGACGAAGCTATGCTCATATTTACTGAAATGCCAGGACAAGGAGTCAATCCAAATGTAGTCACCTATTCAACTGTGATAGCTTCACTTTGCAGAATGGGTAGGCTGGCTGATGCAATGAATAAGTTCAGTGAGATGATTGGTACGGGAGTACAACCGAACACAGTTGTTTATCACTCCCTAGTTCAGGGCTTATGTACACATGGTGATTTGGTGAAAGCGAAGGAGTTGATTTCTGAAATGATGAATAAAGGTATTCCTCGTCCAAACATTGCATTCTTCAGTTCAATAGTACACAGTCTATGCAAAGAAGGAAGGGTTATGGATGCACACCATATCTTTGACTTGGTTAAAGACATAGGGGAGAGATCTGACATCATTATGTTTAATACGCTGATTGATGGATATTGCCTAATTGGTGAGATGGGCAAAGCAGTCAGTGTACTAGATGTCATGATATCAGCCGGCATTGAGCCTGATATCTTTACATATAATACACTTGTCAATGGTTATTTTAAGAGTGGAAGGATTGATGATGGGTTGAATCTGTTCAGAGAAATGTCACATAAGAAAATTAAACCTTCAACTGTTACATATAACATCATACTGGATGGATTATTTCGTGCTGGGAGAACCGTTGCTGCCAAGAAAATGCTCCATGAGATGATCGGATGTGGAACAACTGTGAGCTTGTCCACATACAACATAATTCTTAGAGGACTTTGTAGAAATAATTGCACCGACGAAGCAATCGCCATGTTCCAGAAATTACGCACAATTAATGTAAAGTTCAATATCACAACACTCAATACCATGATTAATTCAATGTACACTGTTCAGAGAAGAGAAGAAGCTAAAGATTTGTTTGCTGCAATATCAGACAGCGGGTTGGTGCCCAATGTCTCTACATACGGCATAATGATACGAAATCTTCTAAAAGAAGGATCAGTGAAAGAAGCTGACAATATGTTCTTATCAATGGAGAAGAGTGGTTGTGCTCCTTGCTCCCGTCTTTTAAATGATACCATTAGAACGTTATTGGAGAAGGGGGAGATAGTCAAGGCCGGAAATTATATGTCTAAAGTTGATGGCAAGAGCATCTCACTTGAAGCTTCAACTAGTTCATTGTTGTTGTCTCTGTTTTCTGGGAAAGGTAAATATCGTGAACAAATACAATTGCTCCCTGTAAAATACCAATTCTTCGGTGGAGTTAGTTGA